In Brevibacillus brevis NBRC 100599, a single genomic region encodes these proteins:
- the sigF gene encoding RNA polymerase sporulation sigma factor SigF, producing the protein MGADIKNASQPFLTNDQVKELIAKSQAGDTEARELLVNSNIRLVWSVVQRFINRGYEADDLFQIGCIGLLKAVDKFDLSYDVRFSTYAVPMIIGEIQRFLRDDGTVKVSRSLKETANKVRRTKDELYKQFGRAPTIAEVADAVGITPEEVVFAQEANRAPSSIHETVFENDGDPITLIDQIADEGVNKWFEKIALKDAISRLSEREQLIVYLRYYKDQTQSEVAERLGISQVQVSRLEKRILQTIKDQIEH; encoded by the coding sequence ATGGGTGCCGATATTAAAAACGCGAGTCAACCATTTCTGACCAATGACCAAGTAAAAGAGCTAATCGCCAAGAGCCAAGCTGGCGACACTGAGGCACGCGAGCTTCTCGTCAACAGCAATATTCGGCTGGTCTGGTCCGTCGTCCAGCGCTTTATCAACCGTGGATACGAAGCGGATGATTTGTTTCAGATCGGTTGTATTGGCCTATTGAAGGCCGTAGACAAGTTTGATCTCTCCTATGATGTTCGATTCTCAACCTATGCTGTGCCGATGATTATCGGGGAAATTCAACGCTTCTTACGCGATGACGGTACAGTAAAGGTAAGTCGATCACTCAAAGAAACAGCCAATAAGGTACGACGCACAAAGGATGAGCTGTACAAGCAATTCGGTCGCGCACCCACGATTGCTGAGGTTGCGGACGCGGTGGGGATTACACCAGAAGAAGTCGTGTTTGCCCAAGAGGCAAATCGGGCACCTTCTTCCATCCATGAAACGGTTTTTGAAAATGATGGGGACCCCATTACACTGATCGATCAGATTGCAGATGAAGGGGTCAACAAATGGTTTGAAAAGATTGCGCTCAAGGATGCGATCAGTCGATTGAGCGAGCGGGAACAACTCATTGTCTACCTGCGCTACTACAAAGATCAGACGCAGTCGGAAGTAGCGGAGAGACTGGGAATCTCGCAAGTGCAGGTATCGCGCCTCGAGAAGCGCATTTTGCAAACGATCAAAGACCAAATTGAGCACTAA
- a CDS encoding stage V sporulation protein AA, giving the protein MKDALFLRLRKRLAVKPQAMITLGDICQLYWDGEREEALKRMPIYQTKPTDGNLIIIDIMQVIKRLRSVYPDVELDVQGSPQIIVEVLSPRKKANPILVGMVWLLLFIGSGLAIMNFHTDVSMMQVHERIYYLITGEKSHQPLWMQIPYSIGIGLGMILFFNHIFQKKINEEPSPLEVELFMYQQSLDQYYIQNENKENQRTKK; this is encoded by the coding sequence ATGAAAGACGCGTTGTTTCTGCGCCTGAGAAAGCGATTGGCGGTAAAGCCACAAGCCATGATTACGCTTGGGGACATTTGCCAGCTTTACTGGGATGGAGAGCGCGAGGAAGCGTTAAAGCGGATGCCCATTTACCAGACAAAGCCAACAGATGGCAATTTGATCATCATCGATATCATGCAGGTGATTAAAAGGCTGCGTTCAGTCTATCCCGACGTGGAACTGGACGTCCAGGGTTCTCCCCAAATCATTGTGGAGGTGCTTAGTCCACGAAAGAAAGCAAACCCGATTTTGGTGGGGATGGTGTGGCTTCTGCTGTTCATTGGCTCAGGATTGGCGATCATGAATTTCCATACCGATGTCAGTATGATGCAGGTTCACGAACGAATCTACTATTTGATTACAGGTGAAAAAAGTCATCAGCCCTTGTGGATGCAAATTCCATACTCTATCGGAATCGGCTTGGGGATGATTCTGTTTTTCAATCATATCTTCCAGAAAAAAATCAACGAAGAACCTAGTCCGCTAGAAGTTGAATTGTTTATGTATCAGCAAAGCCTGGATCAATACTACATACAAAATGAAAACAAGGAAAACCAACGGACGAAGAAATGA
- a CDS encoding stage V sporulation protein AB → MSVIKCLLLILIGLGGGLAVGSGLVAFITVLDIIPRLTQLTNAQRYIRSLEWALVAGALFFTFIDFFHWGAHLPVIVSSIYGIFAGIFVGTLAAGLTEVLNVFPILAKRIHMDGSLLFLLMAVVLGKVTGSLLQWLLHL, encoded by the coding sequence ATGAGCGTCATCAAGTGCTTGTTGCTTATTTTGATCGGGCTGGGTGGAGGACTTGCAGTAGGGAGCGGGCTGGTCGCGTTTATTACCGTTCTGGACATCATTCCTAGGTTGACACAATTAACGAATGCTCAACGATATATCCGCTCGCTGGAATGGGCTTTGGTGGCAGGAGCGCTTTTTTTTACGTTTATTGATTTTTTTCATTGGGGAGCTCATTTGCCGGTGATTGTTTCTTCGATTTACGGGATATTTGCAGGGATATTTGTGGGGACACTCGCCGCAGGCCTAACGGAGGTACTGAATGTCTTCCCGATATTAGCGAAGCGAATCCACATGGATGGCAGTCTTCTCTTTCTGTTGATGGCCGTCGTTTTGGGAAAAGTGACGGGTTCCTTACTACAATGGCTGCTCCATCTGTGA
- the spoVAC gene encoding stage V sporulation protein AC: protein MATKTKSKNSGSMQMTKQLYQQQASKFQPKRNVLLNSFRAFWVGGTICLLGQAIQNMYITFFGFTEKTASNPTVATLIFLSVLLTGLGVYDNIGQYAGAGSAVPVTGFANSIASAAIEHRSEGLVLGVGGNMFKLAGSVIVFGVVAAFIAGIIKSLFNMLF, encoded by the coding sequence ATGGCAACCAAAACAAAATCCAAAAATTCCGGATCGATGCAGATGACCAAACAACTGTATCAACAGCAGGCTTCGAAGTTCCAGCCCAAACGAAACGTTCTGCTGAACTCGTTTCGTGCTTTCTGGGTAGGAGGGACCATATGTTTGTTGGGTCAGGCCATTCAAAATATGTATATTACCTTCTTCGGATTTACGGAGAAAACGGCAAGCAATCCGACCGTTGCGACGCTTATCTTTCTATCTGTTTTGCTGACAGGATTAGGCGTGTATGACAATATCGGGCAGTATGCTGGGGCAGGATCAGCCGTGCCTGTTACAGGCTTTGCCAACTCGATCGCTTCTGCTGCCATCGAACATCGGAGCGAGGGGTTGGTGCTCGGCGTTGGCGGAAATATGTTTAAGCTCGCTGGTTCGGTCATTGTATTTGGGGTTGTTGCTGCTTTCATTGCGGGAATTATAAAGAGCCTGTTCAACATGCTTTTCTAA
- the spoVAD gene encoding stage V sporulation protein AD, with translation MSNNQPVKRVNRQTWHFDQNVRLQSSAVAVGPKEGEGPLAHLFDKIHDDMYAGQQTWEDAERQMMEDAVNTLLQKASITGKDVDLILAGDLLNQNITTNFTAEKLAMPLLGMYGACSTSMLTLANAAALVNAGYANKAIAACSSHNATAERQYRYPTEYGGQKPPSAQWTVTGAGAGLVGIGGNGPRITYATMGKVVDMGIKDPFDMGTAMAPAAASTIQTHFEDTGRSPQSYDLIVTGDLAAVGYPILKELMLTEGYDMDQVYNDCGLMIYSPDQDVFSGGSGCASSAVVTYSYIIDQLNRGLLKNVLVCATGALLSPVSTQQGNSIPCIAHAVALEGGS, from the coding sequence GTGTCAAACAATCAACCAGTGAAACGAGTCAATCGGCAAACCTGGCACTTTGATCAAAATGTTCGTCTGCAAAGCTCGGCAGTTGCTGTGGGACCAAAAGAAGGCGAAGGACCACTGGCGCACTTGTTTGATAAAATTCACGACGATATGTATGCAGGCCAACAGACATGGGAAGACGCCGAACGCCAGATGATGGAGGATGCAGTCAATACCCTGTTGCAAAAGGCGAGCATCACAGGCAAGGATGTGGATCTCATTCTCGCTGGCGACCTGTTGAATCAGAACATCACGACCAACTTTACAGCAGAAAAGTTGGCGATGCCTCTACTCGGCATGTACGGAGCGTGCTCAACCTCGATGCTCACACTGGCAAATGCGGCGGCTCTGGTAAACGCAGGCTATGCAAATAAGGCGATCGCTGCTTGCAGTAGCCACAATGCCACAGCGGAGAGGCAGTATCGTTATCCCACGGAATACGGAGGACAGAAGCCCCCAAGTGCCCAGTGGACGGTGACAGGAGCAGGTGCAGGATTGGTTGGAATCGGGGGAAATGGTCCACGCATTACATATGCGACGATGGGAAAAGTAGTGGACATGGGGATTAAAGATCCGTTCGACATGGGGACGGCCATGGCTCCAGCTGCTGCATCAACGATACAGACACATTTTGAAGATACGGGGCGCTCCCCACAATCCTATGACTTGATTGTGACTGGCGACTTGGCTGCTGTCGGGTACCCGATTCTAAAGGAGCTCATGTTAACCGAAGGCTATGATATGGATCAAGTCTACAATGATTGTGGGTTGATGATTTACTCCCCAGATCAGGATGTATTTTCAGGTGGGAGCGGTTGCGCAAGCAGTGCCGTGGTCACGTATAGCTACATTATTGATCAGCTAAACCGTGGTTTACTGAAAAATGTATTGGTTTGCGCCACGGGAGCACTTTTAAGCCCGGTAAGCACTCAGCAGGGAAATTCGATACCGTGCATCGCACATGCGGTTGCGCTTGAAGGAGGCAGCTAA
- the spoVAE gene encoding stage V sporulation protein AE, translating to MEYLIAFVVGGLVCVVGQLLLDVGKLTPAHVMSTLVVAGVFLDFIGVYDKFIDFAGAGATVPITSFGHSLYHGAISEAEQHGLIGVATGIFEVTSAGISAAIAFGFFASLIFKPKG from the coding sequence ATGGAATACCTGATTGCTTTTGTCGTAGGGGGATTGGTTTGTGTAGTGGGTCAACTCCTTCTTGATGTTGGCAAGCTAACGCCTGCTCATGTCATGAGTACGCTGGTCGTGGCAGGAGTCTTTCTCGATTTTATCGGCGTGTATGACAAATTTATTGATTTCGCAGGCGCAGGTGCGACTGTACCGATCACGAGCTTTGGTCACTCTTTGTATCATGGAGCCATCAGCGAGGCCGAACAACATGGATTGATCGGTGTAGCAACAGGGATTTTTGAGGTTACGAGTGCGGGTATATCGGCTGCGATCGCATTCGGATTTTTTGCTTCTCTCATTTTTAAACCCAAAGGGTAA
- a CDS encoding stage V sporulation protein AE, whose translation MDPVRRKVILVTDGDHIAQKVIENVAKQFGGRCISLSAGNPTPLRGNQMVELIKMTPYDPVIVMFDDNGDYGKGRGEQALEYVVKHPDIEVIGAIAVASNTQWVKGATVAYSVNNQGQIVDEAVDKDGYADEQLQHHIYGDTVDILNSLHVPNVIGIGDIGKMEGRDSLQNGCPITKRAVQWIMERSGAHGTGH comes from the coding sequence ATGGACCCAGTACGCCGGAAAGTCATATTGGTGACAGACGGTGATCATATTGCCCAAAAGGTTATCGAGAATGTCGCCAAACAATTTGGTGGTCGATGTATCTCACTGTCTGCCGGGAATCCGACTCCACTGCGAGGGAATCAGATGGTCGAACTGATTAAGATGACACCTTATGATCCTGTTATCGTCATGTTCGATGACAACGGAGATTACGGCAAGGGGAGAGGGGAACAAGCACTCGAATACGTAGTGAAGCATCCTGATATTGAAGTAATTGGTGCGATTGCAGTAGCCTCGAATACACAATGGGTCAAAGGTGCGACGGTCGCTTATTCCGTCAATAACCAAGGACAAATTGTAGACGAAGCGGTGGACAAGGACGGGTACGCAGACGAGCAACTTCAGCATCATATTTATGGAGATACCGTAGACATCTTGAATTCGCTGCATGTACCCAATGTCATCGGGATTGGAGATATCGGCAAAATGGAGGGGAGGGACAGCTTGCAAAACGGTTGCCCCATCACGAAGAGAGCGGTGCAATGGATAATGGAAAGGAGCGGCGCTCATGGCACAGGTCACTGA
- a CDS encoding spore germination protein: MAQVTEKRHPISPYLEENQKYLNDRLGVGKSFDIGVHDFYVGHTRMLLYYINGFAESLLISQIMRELNDVRERDMADNAFDHLFHKFIPFYQLSKVDTTDEFMDKLLVGQVGLIIDRSSHAIILDAKILPNRTPQEPDTERIVRGAHDGFTEVLVTNTSLTRRRIRDERLRFEIMQIGERTKTDVAVAYLHDVANEELVHTLKERLQNIQIDGIPMAEKTVEEFIIGKTLNPFPLVRYTERPDVAAVHLLEGHVLIYVDTSPSVMITPATYFHHVQHAEEYRQTPVIGAYLRWVRFLGIFASVFILPIWLLLVMHPSMIPEPLHFLGIKKMGSIPILAQFVIAELGLDLMRMAAIHTPAPLSIAVGLLAAILVGDVAIKVGLLAPEVILYLAVAAIGMYSTPSYELSLANRLIRLFLILMVGFFSTPGLMIGITLILIFLASTRSLNTPYLWPFIPFNYKGMKDIVVRLAVPSKNNRPSIVRSQNSSRQ; the protein is encoded by the coding sequence ATGGCACAGGTCACTGAAAAACGTCATCCCATCTCGCCTTATCTGGAAGAGAATCAGAAGTATTTGAACGACAGACTTGGTGTCGGAAAGAGTTTTGATATTGGTGTCCATGATTTTTATGTGGGTCATACACGCATGTTGTTGTATTACATAAACGGCTTCGCGGAAAGCCTACTGATTTCGCAGATCATGCGTGAGCTGAATGATGTACGTGAGCGGGATATGGCTGACAACGCTTTCGACCATTTGTTTCACAAATTCATCCCTTTCTACCAACTGAGTAAGGTAGATACGACTGACGAGTTTATGGATAAATTGCTCGTTGGTCAAGTAGGTCTGATCATTGACCGATCTTCCCACGCCATTATCCTCGATGCCAAAATCCTGCCAAATCGCACACCGCAGGAGCCAGATACGGAGAGGATCGTACGCGGAGCGCATGACGGTTTTACAGAAGTACTCGTAACCAATACGTCTCTTACCCGCCGAAGAATACGTGACGAACGGCTCCGATTCGAAATCATGCAGATTGGGGAGCGTACCAAAACAGATGTTGCGGTTGCCTACTTGCACGATGTAGCGAATGAAGAGCTCGTCCATACGTTGAAGGAGCGTCTACAAAACATCCAGATTGACGGGATCCCGATGGCAGAAAAAACCGTCGAAGAATTTATCATAGGAAAAACGTTGAACCCTTTTCCATTAGTCCGATATACAGAACGTCCCGATGTGGCTGCTGTACATCTATTGGAAGGTCACGTACTGATTTATGTGGATACTTCGCCAAGTGTCATGATCACACCCGCCACCTATTTTCATCATGTCCAGCATGCGGAGGAATATCGGCAAACACCGGTAATCGGTGCTTATCTGCGCTGGGTTCGTTTTCTGGGAATCTTTGCATCGGTTTTTATATTACCGATCTGGTTGCTTTTGGTCATGCACCCTTCCATGATACCGGAGCCGCTTCATTTCTTAGGGATCAAAAAGATGGGCAGCATTCCTATTTTGGCACAATTCGTGATCGCTGAGCTTGGTCTGGACTTGATGCGGATGGCCGCCATTCATACGCCTGCGCCACTCTCGATTGCCGTAGGTTTATTGGCCGCGATTCTGGTCGGGGACGTGGCGATCAAGGTAGGACTCCTAGCACCCGAGGTTATTTTGTATTTGGCAGTGGCGGCAATCGGGATGTACTCGACTCCCAGCTATGAGCTGAGCTTGGCAAATCGACTTATTCGCTTGTTTTTGATACTTATGGTAGGCTTTTTCTCTACGCCTGGACTGATGATCGGGATTACGCTCATCCTGATTTTCTTGGCTTCCACTCGTTCGCTCAATACGCCTTACTTATGGCCATTCATTCCATTCAACTACAAAGGGATGAAAGATATTGTGGTACGGCTGGCTGTGCCGAGCAAAAACAACAGGCCGAGTATCGTTCGCTCGCAAAATTCCTCTCGGCAATAA
- the lysA gene encoding diaminopimelate decarboxylase encodes MYLHGTSRVNEQGNLEIGGCDSTQLAATYGTPLYVYDEQQIRTKCREFVNAFHNTGFSFQVAYASKAFCTMAMCKLVEEEGLSLDVVSGGELYTALQAGFPVERIHFHGNNKSYDELIMALDAKIGCFVVDNFYELHMLAQLAEERNEKVAILLRVTPGVEAHTHEYISTGQIDSKFGFDVQNGQALEAIQFSHESNHLHLLGVHSHIGSQIFETEGFLVAVKRLTELLGEAKEKLGFLPEVLNVGGGFGIRYVEGDTPQPAETYIKAITDIVRQELTALAIPLPEIWIEPGRSIIGDAGTTLYRIGSHKNIPNVRKYIAVDGGMTDNLRPALYDAEYEAAIANKMNAPATEVVSIAGKCCESGDMLIWDVKLPEAQAGDILAVPSTGAYGYSMANNYNRIARPAVIFVKDGEAEVVVRRETYAEVVGNDVLPKRAQLLR; translated from the coding sequence ATGTACTTACACGGGACAAGTCGAGTGAATGAACAAGGAAACTTGGAAATCGGAGGCTGTGATTCGACACAGCTAGCTGCTACTTACGGAACACCTTTATATGTGTATGACGAACAACAAATTCGCACCAAATGCCGGGAATTTGTCAATGCGTTTCACAATACGGGTTTTTCGTTCCAGGTTGCTTACGCGAGCAAAGCATTTTGCACGATGGCGATGTGCAAGCTGGTTGAAGAGGAAGGTTTGTCACTCGATGTAGTATCTGGCGGCGAATTGTATACGGCCCTGCAAGCTGGATTCCCCGTAGAGCGTATCCATTTTCACGGCAACAACAAATCTTATGATGAGTTAATCATGGCGCTTGATGCCAAAATTGGCTGTTTCGTTGTGGACAACTTTTATGAGCTGCACATGCTGGCACAATTGGCCGAAGAGCGAAACGAAAAAGTCGCCATTCTCTTGCGTGTCACGCCTGGTGTAGAAGCTCATACCCATGAATACATTTCTACAGGGCAAATTGACTCCAAGTTTGGCTTTGATGTGCAAAACGGTCAGGCTCTTGAGGCGATTCAATTCTCTCACGAAAGCAATCATCTCCATTTATTAGGAGTTCATAGCCATATTGGTTCACAAATATTTGAAACAGAAGGCTTCCTCGTCGCTGTCAAACGGTTGACAGAGCTGTTGGGCGAAGCAAAAGAAAAGCTGGGATTCCTCCCAGAAGTACTGAATGTAGGAGGCGGCTTCGGTATTCGGTATGTAGAAGGCGATACACCGCAGCCAGCGGAAACGTATATCAAAGCCATTACAGATATCGTTCGCCAAGAACTCACGGCGCTTGCGATTCCTCTACCTGAGATTTGGATCGAACCAGGTCGCAGTATTATAGGCGATGCAGGGACAACCTTGTACCGAATTGGGTCACATAAGAACATTCCCAATGTCCGGAAATATATTGCGGTCGATGGTGGGATGACAGACAATCTGCGACCAGCTTTGTACGATGCAGAATACGAAGCAGCGATTGCGAACAAAATGAATGCACCTGCCACTGAAGTTGTATCCATTGCGGGCAAGTGCTGTGAATCAGGTGATATGCTCATCTGGGATGTGAAGCTGCCAGAAGCGCAAGCAGGCGATATTCTCGCCGTCCCAAGTACAGGTGCATACGGTTATTCGATGGCGAACAACTACAACCGGATCGCTCGTCCGGCAGTTATATTTGTAAAGGACGGAGAAGCAGAAGTAGTCGTAAGACGCGAAACGTACGCAGAAGTAGTCGGTAATGATGTTTTGCCAAAACGCGCACAGCTTCTGCGTTAA
- a CDS encoding GGDEF domain-containing protein, producing MLSTLMKRFRRIPYISLDKRQWMKAMIRQEVEREKKVVMFYIDIVKLTEVENRYGDTSAKRVLHIFESILPAVARQAFEIKGRIIAIQKLWGDDFAIYTSFSKMMSEEDCQMLSIHFQELAERQLNRQVSFVNREELRVHIGYSEIIGEDIVKEMYTSVKHAVHMAKYGITSEKYAHIRQFHKLLAEENVQMHFMPIIHLPNGEALGWEALARGPVNSLFATPAALFNYAQETDTLFRLEHICRKRALEHIRYLKPHEKLFINLDPRAIDDPFLLRGKVQLLLAEYELTPQNIVFEITERHAITNYAAFRKIIEEYRKQGYMIAVDDAGAGYSSLESITEIYPDFIKLDMSLIRNVDVDPIKQALLETFVSFADKVNCKIIAEGIETERELETLMDVGVIYGQGYYLGKPDKGMAQLCGKAMNFLRFTMEKRVEQEASILPTPAMTEILTKTISVEKHVKVRRIHEIFEQNQRIESVVVLENDIPVGLVMRFSLYKILGGQYGIALYYERPVSQIMNTNPLKASKDDKLDEVAKRAMARDAYHLYDVVIIIDENGEYIGIVTVQKLLDKMASIKLEMASSANPLTGLPGNVQIERELNQRLKRNDHQVVIYCDLDRFKWFNDRYGFEVGDQIIVRTANLLREASKWYGSGSDFIGHIGGDDFILITTAQCANDVALFIMDAFTPYFSDIYEKRRMGDGQELSMSMAGVVLYVGKYINAEQIAEKAAYVKMVAKAKAGTVFITDCELPGEEQIRIEG from the coding sequence ATGTTGTCGACTCTTATGAAGCGGTTTCGACGAATACCCTATATTTCATTGGACAAACGCCAATGGATGAAGGCGATGATTCGGCAAGAAGTGGAGAGAGAGAAGAAGGTCGTCATGTTTTATATAGATATCGTCAAGCTGACAGAGGTAGAGAATCGCTACGGAGATACGAGTGCCAAGAGAGTTCTTCATATATTCGAAAGCATTTTGCCAGCTGTAGCTCGCCAAGCATTTGAAATCAAAGGGAGAATCATCGCAATTCAAAAGCTGTGGGGAGACGATTTTGCCATCTACACTTCCTTTTCGAAAATGATGAGTGAGGAAGACTGTCAAATGCTATCGATTCATTTTCAGGAGCTGGCTGAACGGCAGTTAAATCGACAAGTGAGCTTCGTCAATCGCGAGGAGCTTCGTGTCCATATCGGCTACTCGGAAATCATCGGAGAAGATATCGTGAAAGAGATGTATACCTCTGTCAAACATGCCGTACATATGGCCAAGTATGGGATTACCTCCGAAAAATATGCGCACATTAGACAATTTCACAAGCTGCTTGCAGAAGAAAACGTTCAGATGCACTTCATGCCGATCATTCATTTGCCAAACGGCGAAGCTTTGGGATGGGAAGCACTGGCGCGAGGACCAGTCAACAGTCTCTTTGCAACTCCGGCTGCCTTGTTCAATTATGCACAAGAGACAGATACTTTGTTTCGCTTGGAGCATATATGTCGCAAACGGGCATTGGAGCATATCCGCTACCTGAAGCCTCATGAAAAACTGTTCATCAATTTGGACCCACGTGCGATTGACGATCCGTTTTTGTTGCGTGGCAAAGTGCAGTTGCTTTTGGCAGAGTATGAGCTGACACCACAAAACATTGTGTTTGAAATTACAGAGCGCCACGCGATTACGAATTACGCTGCCTTTCGAAAAATCATCGAGGAATACCGCAAGCAGGGCTATATGATTGCCGTAGATGATGCAGGAGCAGGGTACTCCAGCTTGGAATCGATTACAGAAATCTACCCAGACTTTATCAAGCTCGACATGTCCTTGATCCGCAATGTCGATGTCGATCCGATTAAGCAGGCGTTGTTGGAAACGTTTGTATCCTTTGCTGACAAGGTGAACTGCAAAATCATAGCAGAAGGGATCGAGACAGAACGTGAACTGGAAACGCTCATGGACGTCGGTGTCATCTACGGACAGGGTTACTATTTAGGCAAGCCGGATAAAGGGATGGCGCAGCTATGTGGAAAGGCAATGAACTTTCTGCGGTTTACGATGGAAAAGCGGGTTGAGCAGGAAGCATCAATACTGCCCACTCCGGCTATGACGGAAATCTTGACGAAGACAATCAGTGTTGAAAAGCATGTGAAAGTAAGACGTATCCATGAGATTTTCGAACAAAATCAGCGAATTGAAAGTGTGGTTGTGCTGGAGAACGACATACCAGTCGGGCTTGTGATGCGGTTTTCTCTGTATAAAATTCTCGGTGGTCAATACGGAATTGCACTGTATTATGAAAGGCCCGTTTCTCAAATCATGAATACCAATCCGCTAAAGGCTAGCAAAGACGACAAGTTGGATGAGGTAGCGAAGCGGGCAATGGCCAGAGATGCGTATCATTTGTATGATGTGGTCATTATTATTGATGAAAATGGTGAGTACATCGGTATCGTAACCGTGCAAAAGCTGTTGGACAAAATGGCTTCCATCAAACTCGAGATGGCGAGCTCAGCCAATCCGCTAACAGGATTGCCGGGGAACGTACAGATTGAAAGAGAATTGAACCAACGGCTAAAACGGAATGATCATCAGGTGGTCATCTACTGTGATCTCGACCGTTTCAAATGGTTTAATGACCGCTACGGGTTTGAAGTGGGAGATCAGATCATTGTTCGAACCGCGAACTTGTTGCGGGAAGCCTCGAAATGGTACGGAAGTGGGTCTGACTTCATCGGTCATATTGGCGGAGATGATTTTATCTTGATTACGACAGCGCAATGTGCCAATGATGTTGCTTTGTTTATCATGGATGCTTTTACGCCATACTTTTCGGACATTTATGAAAAGCGCAGAATGGGGGACGGTCAGGAGCTCTCGATGTCGATGGCAGGTGTCGTCCTTTACGTGGGGAAGTACATCAATGCAGAACAAATTGCAGAGAAGGCAGCGTACGTGAAAATGGTCGCAAAAGCGAAGGCGGGGACCGTTTTTATTACCGATTGTGAGTTGCCTGGCGAAGAGCAGATCCGCATCGAGGGATAA
- a CDS encoding peptidylprolyl isomerase, with protein sequence MKKALITMENGNQIELELFDQEAPGTVANFEKLINEGFYNGLSFHRVIPGFVAQGGCPYGTGTGGPGYTIKCETNGNPHKHLRGYLSMAHAGKDTGGSQFFILYDAFPHLDGVHTVFGRVTSGMEHVDAIKQGDKMGTVKVGE encoded by the coding sequence ATGAAAAAGGCGCTCATCACCATGGAAAATGGTAACCAAATCGAGCTGGAGCTGTTCGATCAAGAAGCTCCGGGCACAGTTGCAAACTTTGAGAAATTGATCAACGAAGGCTTCTACAACGGTCTGTCCTTCCACCGCGTTATCCCTGGCTTCGTAGCACAAGGCGGATGCCCATACGGAACAGGTACAGGCGGTCCTGGTTACACAATCAAATGTGAAACAAATGGAAACCCACACAAGCATCTGCGCGGTTACCTGTCCATGGCACACGCAGGAAAAGACACAGGCGGAAGCCAATTCTTCATCTTGTATGATGCTTTCCCTCATCTCGATGGCGTACATACGGTATTTGGTCGCGTCACTTCCGGTATGGAACACGTTGATGCAATCAAACAAGGCGATAAAATGGGTACAGTTAAAGTAGGCGAATAA
- a CDS encoding site-2 protease family protein produces the protein MDLFHFDWKTVPFRLIAFVIAFTLHEWAHAFVAWKLGDNTAKSEGRLTLNPIPHIDPFGLILILFGPFGWAKPVPINPLHFRGNKRLGIVYVSVAGPIINLILSILFCVVYILVRYSGMLVGMNEKAAFAIQVTLEFSIIINAALFVFNLLPIPPLDGYKILRFLSPRSWDSKYYNYEVYGPWILLLLIFIPGVSSTIFGIPLAIVSTWIQQIAVNILSVFI, from the coding sequence ATGGATCTTTTTCACTTTGATTGGAAAACGGTACCGTTTCGCTTAATTGCGTTCGTTATCGCTTTCACTTTGCATGAATGGGCGCATGCCTTTGTTGCTTGGAAGCTGGGTGACAATACGGCGAAATCGGAGGGCCGCTTAACATTAAATCCAATCCCGCATATTGATCCATTTGGTTTGATTCTCATTCTGTTTGGTCCATTTGGTTGGGCGAAGCCGGTGCCGATCAATCCACTTCATTTTCGTGGGAACAAGCGATTAGGGATTGTTTACGTTTCGGTGGCAGGTCCGATTATCAACCTGATACTATCGATCTTATTCTGCGTCGTGTACATTCTTGTACGCTATTCTGGAATGTTGGTAGGAATGAATGAGAAAGCAGCCTTCGCCATTCAGGTAACGCTTGAATTTAGTATCATTATCAATGCTGCACTCTTCGTCTTTAACCTTTTGCCGATCCCACCATTGGATGGCTACAAAATTTTACGCTTCTTGTCTCCTCGCAGTTGGGATTCGAAGTACTATAATTATGAGGTATACGGACCGTGGATCTTGCTCTTACTGATTTTCATTCCAGGTGTCAGCTCTACTATTTTTGGGATTCCGCTTGCTATTGTTAGCACCTGGATTCAACAGATTGCAGTGAACATCCTAAGCGTGTTCATCTAA